In Rubripirellula tenax, the following are encoded in one genomic region:
- a CDS encoding dienelactone hydrolase family protein → MVGKINAPIRAWVGENDHDLNKNKRCIALAKALKDSGLDIELVVVKGAGHACHGVPTGDPKVHQWLFSQQRPR, encoded by the coding sequence GTGGTCGGAAAAATCAATGCTCCGATCCGAGCCTGGGTTGGTGAAAACGATCACGACCTGAACAAGAACAAGCGGTGCATTGCCCTGGCCAAGGCATTGAAGGACAGCGGTCTCGACATCGAACTGGTCGTCGTGAAAGGCGCCGGCCATGCCTGCCACGGCGTTCCCACCGGTGACCCGAAAGTTCACCAATGGTTGTTTTCACAACAGCGACCACGCTAA
- a CDS encoding CDP-alcohol phosphatidyltransferase family protein, producing the protein MPSVYDLKPKFQNLLRPICTRMAAAGMTANQVTIGAVVLSFIGGGLIAAYPDQWWALAAMPIILLVRMALNAIDGMLAREFGMKSRLGAVLNELGDVISDVALYLPVALVPNVPMWGVVAFVLQAVIVEFAGVVAIQIGSPRGYAGPMGKSDRAFWMGTFATLLALDWISPTGTTIYLTALTLLGVGTVIRRTRIALSEGAN; encoded by the coding sequence ATGCCCAGCGTCTACGACTTAAAACCCAAGTTTCAAAACCTACTGCGGCCGATCTGCACACGAATGGCGGCTGCCGGTATGACAGCGAATCAAGTCACGATCGGCGCGGTCGTGCTCTCGTTCATAGGCGGCGGATTGATCGCAGCCTATCCGGACCAGTGGTGGGCGCTAGCGGCGATGCCGATCATCTTGCTGGTCCGCATGGCACTGAACGCGATCGATGGGATGTTGGCCCGCGAATTTGGAATGAAAAGTCGTCTAGGCGCCGTGCTGAACGAACTAGGCGACGTGATCAGCGACGTGGCCTTATACCTACCCGTTGCGTTAGTCCCAAACGTTCCAATGTGGGGCGTCGTCGCGTTCGTCTTACAAGCCGTGATTGTCGAATTCGCCGGAGTCGTCGCCATCCAAATCGGCAGCCCCCGAGGCTACGCCGGCCCGATGGGAAAAAGCGATCGAGCATTCTGGATGGGAACATTCGCAACGCTATTAGCACTCGACTGGATCAGCCCCACCGGCACCACGATCTACCTAACGGCTTTAACACTACTCGGGGTCGGCACAGTCATCCGAAGAACTCGGATCGCGCTGAGTGAAGGTGCTAACTGA
- a CDS encoding lysophospholipid acyltransferase family protein, translated as MENTVNRPLRYAFFALVVRPLMMIVLGTNVRRVAQLPQSGPAIIVANHNSHLDTFALMNVLGLDRLGRVRPVAAADYFLTRPLRRWFSTRIVGIIPIDRTRARREDGKHPLEPISEALRAGAIVLLFPEGSRGEPEQMTEFQSGIAHLAKRHPDVPITPVFMHGLGKALPKGEAILVPFFCDMFVGTPLEANLGKKELMEQLTGAMQELKAELPIASW; from the coding sequence ATGGAAAATACAGTCAATCGACCGCTGCGTTATGCGTTCTTTGCGTTGGTGGTTCGCCCGCTGATGATGATCGTGTTGGGCACGAACGTCCGACGCGTTGCGCAGTTGCCCCAGTCGGGGCCTGCGATCATCGTTGCCAATCACAACAGCCACTTGGATACGTTCGCGCTGATGAATGTTCTGGGGCTGGATCGACTCGGTCGCGTGCGTCCGGTTGCGGCGGCGGACTATTTTTTGACGCGTCCGCTGCGCCGTTGGTTCTCGACTCGCATCGTCGGCATCATTCCGATTGACCGCACGCGAGCGCGCCGCGAGGACGGCAAGCATCCGCTGGAACCGATTTCCGAGGCGCTGCGGGCCGGCGCGATCGTGTTGTTGTTTCCCGAGGGAAGCCGCGGCGAACCGGAACAGATGACCGAGTTTCAAAGCGGCATCGCGCACCTGGCCAAGCGGCATCCGGACGTTCCGATCACTCCGGTGTTCATGCACGGGCTGGGCAAGGCGCTGCCCAAGGGGGAAGCAATCCTGGTTCCATTCTTTTGCGACATGTTTGTGGGCACGCCTTTGGAAGCGAACCTCGGCAAGAAAGAACTGATGGAACAGTTGACCGGGGCGATGCAGGAGTTGAAGGCCGAGCTACCTATCGCGAGTTGGTGA
- a CDS encoding type I polyketide synthase produces the protein MSDLTQRVSSLSESRKSLLNRVLASRPSSTEAIAVVGMACRFAGAENLSEYWDVIRNGKVMAREVPPDRWDVRGVYDPSPDVPGRTAAKWACLVDGVERFDPVFFGITPREASRMDPQQRMMLQCSWQAIEHARIDPRRLAERPTGVFVGVAQTDYARVMAMYDNSFFSLDAHCGTGGSLSICANRISYVMNFTGPSMSMDTACSSGLVAVQNAINSLRRGECDAALAGAVNVCLTPDTFVSLSKARMLSPSGGCRPFDASADGYVRGEGCGVVVLKRMSDAVRDGDRVLALIRGSATNHGGRTSGISAPNGSAQKRVIEAAMKDGGINAEQIGYIEAHGTGTPLGDPIETDALGEVFAKRSDDDKPVYLTSVKANIGHTEIAAGMAGLIKAILILRNGEIPAQANLKSLNPNLKFDGSRVQIPTELLPWPADRPRIAGVSSFGFGGSNSHVVLELPSENEASENEATDPAVKSNVLRNGNGVKNGKTNGAINGDHAVGDSDVGPASSMSRILVLSAPSAAALKRQAACYRDAVSELDVSDLDAFCNVAATGRAKFDHRAVAFGDDASKITAGLDRLAEGRRGPTIRSGRSVAATTPTVAALLTGQGSQYVGMASGLYDRSAVFRSAMDACDRVVTEVRGRSLLSVIRGQDDSDGLIDDTAWTQPALFAVEWSAAKLWQSYGVQFDLLLGHSLGEFVAATMAGVFDWETGLRLVCRRAELMSSLPSGGAMAVLAEAADAAQRHIDAAGISDVSVAAANGPANTTISGPEASVDAVIAVAEADEISATRLSVSHAFHSELMQPILDPFHDFAAGFDYAEPSIPIVSNLTGKIEMGRIFNADYFTRQIREAVRFAPCIDAMVEDGIDVTIELGPHAVLSPMARRCRPDQSIVAATSMRRGADDAETVSGAVGDLFVAGVSLDFASIGQAVGGRPLAKRSDIDVDIPSFPFADDRYWFEPDHATSDFSDFVLGVSHITPILGARRAGPNGLSFRSNVANRLPSHLFDHQVAGDVVLPGSAMVDVALAAGKEALGDVIEAARQKSNPEAEATADSTDKASSQRVADRLEYLKRAGMDDAEHSVAHAKSHAETTVELVVEDLKVLRAMFLSERPMELQTHVTGSAARHRDVLVSGRFVDADPDDEWVTFATASVRAVDVSAPQPIDWDAATAGKRIVLGNDEFYEVVFERVLEYGPRYRSITQMDRGNDEVVCKLEFVDEVLTDLDRYALHPAVGDAAMQTMVGMIPLESDGSFCPDVYLPVGIDRVIKWSDGVPARVHARRTSTDTDPSPATVSADITMLDADGNVVVTFHGVTVRRVAPAGGDSADPDSWILGLDWVDAPSAISDRVDPSNSAMLLWDDDGSKLKLNDQLQNQGFAKFDRLSGDFDSLLSDHPDPECLQQISSFAAEAAQHQSSHLVIAHSLDARVDETGATDSIDQCQQVWTRVFSLLKSLAPIDIGGRVNVWVLTCGARRVKSNDQVDPGQSALGGLAQVASQEMRGWNIRWVDLDAAQPASALEAFIEHFGRPGDEPAVAIRDQKLFVPRLVRRPQLLGGAVMTEKPPANAAYRLRLGDSPTIDAMRFETLYRTELEPGQVEVRIHAAGLNFSDVLKAIGLYPGITDDIVPLGPECSGVISAVGPGVDDFKVGDEVFGVVPHGFASHCRTAAVALAKKPTALDHAEAAAVPVAYLTAQYCLINVARLQSGERVLIHAGAGGVGLAAIQIAKHVGAEIFATAGSPAKRTLLRALGVEHVMNSRTLDFAEEIAEITDGKGVDVVLNSLPGEAIDRSLASLASYGRFVEIGKTDIYSNRPLGLSPFQDNLTYAAVDLDRLFRQRPDLASQLQLDIVERFTCGDYHPLHFTQFDIDNVVGAFRFMSQRRNLGKIVVRIPQDTIPKRPPIADDTSMIRSDGTYVVTGGLGALGTATAKWLVSQGAGGIVLVSRRPVDDEAMQTAAEIGSKQCRCEVISANVSDVESLRSAWSGLSKSGLSKDMPPIRGVFHAAGVLRDGLMRDLSVDDFNFPLPAKTIGVQNLWDSLSRGSLDFMLLFSSISSVLGTGGQANYGVANAFLDGWADRMDGREISDEGKPIRVVSVNWGAFAGSGMAAELAEGMKSQGVQQLPIGPAIDLMERILKSDASRVGVFSSQWKRFAGLLRNISSGDVAYRLLDVLDAPGEHDDDDADGEQLRASLAELDPSQRTERLRTYFAEQLSAIMGIDPGDIEPETSLTSLGMDSLMALELGNKMKSTLSVEMPMSMYVQGPSIRKLCDYVSSAMDKSE, from the coding sequence GTGTCAGATCTAACACAGCGTGTCTCATCGCTTAGCGAGTCTCGAAAATCTCTACTCAATCGGGTTCTCGCTTCTCGACCATCGTCGACCGAGGCGATCGCTGTTGTGGGAATGGCGTGCCGCTTTGCCGGCGCTGAAAATCTAAGTGAGTATTGGGACGTCATCCGCAACGGCAAAGTGATGGCTAGGGAAGTGCCGCCAGATCGATGGGATGTGCGCGGTGTCTACGACCCATCCCCGGACGTCCCCGGGCGCACGGCGGCCAAGTGGGCGTGTTTGGTCGACGGCGTCGAACGATTTGATCCGGTCTTCTTCGGCATCACGCCGCGCGAGGCTAGCCGAATGGATCCGCAGCAGCGAATGATGCTGCAGTGTTCTTGGCAAGCGATCGAACACGCGAGAATCGATCCCCGTCGTCTCGCAGAGAGACCGACCGGTGTCTTCGTTGGCGTGGCCCAAACGGACTATGCCCGAGTGATGGCCATGTATGACAACTCGTTCTTTTCGCTTGACGCGCACTGTGGGACGGGCGGGTCGCTATCGATTTGCGCCAACCGAATCTCATATGTCATGAATTTTACGGGTCCCAGCATGTCGATGGACACGGCTTGCTCATCGGGATTGGTGGCAGTTCAAAACGCGATCAACTCACTGCGACGGGGTGAGTGCGACGCCGCGCTTGCCGGTGCGGTGAACGTTTGCTTGACTCCCGATACGTTTGTATCGCTTTCGAAAGCGCGAATGCTGTCGCCATCCGGTGGTTGCCGTCCGTTCGACGCGTCCGCCGACGGTTACGTCCGCGGCGAAGGGTGCGGTGTGGTGGTTTTGAAACGGATGTCAGACGCGGTTCGCGATGGCGATCGCGTGTTGGCGTTGATTCGTGGATCGGCAACCAACCACGGTGGCCGGACTTCGGGAATTAGTGCTCCGAATGGTTCGGCGCAAAAACGCGTTATCGAAGCGGCCATGAAGGACGGAGGAATTAACGCCGAACAAATTGGCTACATCGAAGCTCACGGCACCGGCACGCCGCTGGGCGACCCGATCGAAACGGACGCTCTGGGAGAAGTGTTTGCCAAACGGTCCGATGATGACAAACCGGTTTACTTAACGAGCGTCAAAGCGAACATCGGCCACACCGAAATTGCCGCCGGGATGGCTGGTTTGATCAAAGCGATCTTGATTTTGCGCAACGGTGAAATCCCAGCCCAGGCGAATCTCAAGTCACTAAATCCGAATTTGAAATTTGACGGATCGCGAGTGCAAATACCGACGGAGCTGCTGCCGTGGCCAGCGGATCGACCGCGAATCGCAGGTGTCAGTTCGTTCGGCTTTGGCGGTTCGAACTCGCATGTCGTTCTGGAACTGCCCAGTGAAAATGAAGCCAGTGAAAATGAAGCGACTGATCCGGCGGTCAAATCGAATGTTTTAAGGAACGGGAATGGGGTCAAAAACGGAAAAACGAACGGAGCGATCAACGGAGACCATGCCGTCGGAGACTCTGATGTCGGGCCGGCGAGTTCGATGTCGCGGATTTTGGTTCTGTCGGCACCGTCCGCTGCGGCACTGAAACGCCAAGCGGCTTGCTATCGTGACGCGGTCAGCGAGTTAGACGTCAGCGATTTAGACGCATTCTGCAACGTTGCCGCGACCGGTCGCGCCAAGTTTGATCATCGCGCCGTGGCATTCGGTGATGACGCCAGCAAGATTACCGCGGGACTTGACCGCTTGGCCGAGGGCCGACGAGGACCGACGATCCGCAGTGGCCGTTCGGTCGCAGCCACGACCCCCACCGTCGCGGCGCTGTTGACCGGCCAGGGCAGTCAGTATGTCGGCATGGCATCCGGTCTGTATGATCGCAGCGCGGTGTTTCGATCGGCGATGGACGCTTGCGACCGAGTCGTCACCGAGGTGCGAGGGCGATCGCTGTTGTCTGTCATCCGTGGACAAGACGATAGCGACGGTCTGATCGACGATACGGCATGGACTCAACCGGCGTTGTTCGCCGTTGAATGGTCGGCGGCCAAGCTTTGGCAAAGTTACGGTGTTCAATTTGACCTGCTGCTGGGTCACAGTTTGGGTGAGTTCGTGGCCGCAACGATGGCGGGCGTTTTCGACTGGGAAACGGGGCTGCGATTGGTCTGCCGACGAGCCGAATTGATGTCTTCGCTTCCATCCGGCGGTGCGATGGCGGTCTTGGCCGAGGCAGCCGACGCGGCTCAGCGGCACATCGATGCCGCTGGTATCAGCGATGTATCGGTCGCCGCCGCTAACGGCCCTGCGAATACGACGATCTCTGGCCCCGAAGCATCTGTGGACGCAGTCATCGCCGTGGCTGAAGCGGACGAAATCTCGGCGACGCGGTTGTCCGTTTCGCACGCATTTCACAGTGAACTGATGCAGCCCATCCTGGATCCTTTTCATGACTTCGCCGCCGGATTCGACTACGCAGAGCCGTCGATCCCGATCGTGTCAAACTTGACCGGTAAAATTGAGATGGGCCGAATCTTTAACGCCGACTATTTTACGCGGCAGATTCGGGAAGCGGTTCGCTTTGCGCCGTGCATTGACGCGATGGTCGAAGATGGCATCGACGTGACAATCGAGCTTGGACCGCACGCGGTGCTTTCGCCCATGGCCCGGCGGTGCCGTCCGGATCAATCGATCGTGGCGGCCACATCGATGCGACGGGGCGCCGACGATGCTGAGACGGTTTCGGGCGCGGTTGGCGATTTGTTTGTTGCGGGGGTTTCGCTCGACTTCGCGTCCATTGGACAAGCCGTGGGCGGCCGACCGCTCGCGAAGCGATCCGATATTGATGTCGACATCCCCAGCTTTCCGTTCGCCGATGATCGGTACTGGTTCGAACCCGATCACGCGACATCAGACTTCAGTGACTTCGTGCTCGGCGTCAGCCACATCACACCCATTCTAGGAGCCCGTCGCGCCGGCCCCAACGGCTTGTCGTTCCGTTCGAACGTGGCCAACCGCCTGCCCAGTCACCTGTTCGATCATCAAGTGGCCGGCGATGTGGTCTTACCAGGATCGGCCATGGTCGACGTGGCATTGGCGGCCGGCAAAGAAGCTTTGGGCGACGTGATCGAAGCGGCCAGGCAGAAGTCCAATCCTGAAGCAGAAGCGACTGCAGATTCCACCGACAAGGCTTCGTCACAGCGCGTCGCGGATCGTTTGGAATACTTGAAGAGGGCAGGCATGGATGATGCCGAGCACTCCGTCGCGCATGCTAAGTCGCATGCCGAAACAACCGTCGAGTTGGTTGTCGAGGACTTGAAGGTTTTGCGGGCGATGTTCCTTAGCGAACGACCGATGGAACTGCAGACTCACGTCACCGGTAGCGCCGCCAGACACCGCGATGTGTTGGTTTCCGGGCGGTTTGTGGATGCCGATCCCGATGACGAGTGGGTGACGTTCGCCACCGCAAGCGTTCGCGCCGTGGATGTGTCGGCCCCCCAACCGATCGACTGGGACGCCGCGACTGCGGGTAAGCGAATCGTTTTGGGGAACGACGAATTCTATGAAGTCGTTTTTGAACGGGTGTTAGAATATGGCCCTCGGTATCGATCGATTACCCAAATGGACCGGGGCAACGACGAAGTCGTTTGTAAGCTCGAGTTCGTTGATGAAGTTTTGACGGATCTGGATCGTTACGCATTGCACCCGGCCGTTGGCGATGCGGCAATGCAAACAATGGTGGGAATGATTCCGCTTGAAAGTGACGGCTCATTTTGCCCGGACGTGTATTTGCCCGTCGGCATTGATCGCGTGATCAAGTGGTCCGACGGCGTGCCAGCCCGGGTTCACGCTCGGCGGACGAGCACCGATACGGATCCATCCCCGGCAACCGTGTCAGCGGACATTACGATGTTGGACGCGGATGGAAATGTGGTTGTCACGTTCCATGGCGTCACCGTTCGGCGAGTGGCTCCGGCCGGAGGCGATTCAGCGGATCCCGACTCATGGATCCTTGGCTTGGATTGGGTGGACGCCCCGTCGGCCATCAGCGATCGCGTCGATCCGTCAAACTCAGCGATGCTGCTGTGGGATGATGACGGCTCGAAACTAAAATTGAATGATCAACTGCAAAACCAAGGTTTTGCAAAGTTTGATCGACTCTCGGGGGATTTTGACTCACTGCTAAGTGATCATCCCGATCCCGAATGTTTGCAGCAAATCAGCTCCTTTGCCGCAGAAGCCGCACAGCATCAGAGTTCCCATCTGGTGATCGCACATTCGCTTGACGCACGAGTCGACGAAACCGGCGCGACCGATTCGATCGACCAATGCCAGCAAGTTTGGACGCGAGTATTTTCACTACTGAAGTCCTTGGCTCCCATCGACATTGGTGGTCGGGTCAACGTTTGGGTTTTGACGTGCGGAGCTCGCCGCGTCAAATCGAACGATCAAGTCGATCCGGGGCAATCGGCGCTGGGAGGACTGGCGCAAGTCGCTAGTCAAGAAATGCGTGGTTGGAACATTCGATGGGTGGATTTGGACGCGGCGCAACCTGCCAGTGCATTGGAAGCGTTTATCGAGCATTTTGGACGACCCGGTGACGAACCGGCAGTCGCTATTCGCGACCAGAAGTTGTTCGTGCCACGTCTGGTGCGACGTCCGCAACTGCTCGGTGGCGCCGTCATGACCGAAAAGCCGCCGGCCAATGCGGCTTATCGATTGCGGTTGGGCGATTCGCCGACCATCGACGCAATGCGATTTGAAACGCTTTACCGAACCGAGCTCGAACCGGGCCAAGTCGAGGTCCGCATTCACGCGGCCGGACTTAACTTTAGCGACGTTCTAAAAGCGATCGGGCTATATCCAGGGATCACCGACGACATTGTTCCCCTGGGGCCAGAATGTAGCGGCGTGATATCGGCAGTCGGTCCCGGCGTTGACGACTTCAAGGTCGGTGACGAAGTGTTTGGCGTCGTGCCGCACGGTTTCGCTTCGCATTGTCGAACCGCGGCCGTTGCCCTGGCCAAAAAGCCCACGGCGCTGGACCACGCCGAGGCGGCGGCGGTCCCAGTGGCTTATCTGACGGCTCAGTACTGTTTGATCAATGTGGCTCGGCTGCAATCCGGGGAGCGGGTTCTGATTCATGCCGGCGCAGGCGGAGTCGGTTTGGCAGCCATTCAAATCGCCAAACATGTTGGCGCAGAGATTTTTGCCACCGCAGGTTCACCCGCTAAGCGAACCTTGCTGCGGGCACTTGGTGTTGAGCATGTGATGAATTCCCGAACGCTTGATTTCGCAGAAGAGATCGCTGAAATCACCGACGGAAAGGGTGTTGATGTGGTCCTGAACTCGCTACCTGGCGAGGCTATCGACCGGTCGCTCGCATCGCTAGCGTCTTATGGTCGTTTTGTAGAAATTGGCAAGACCGATATCTACTCGAACCGGCCGCTGGGGCTTTCACCGTTCCAAGACAATTTGACGTACGCGGCGGTTGATTTGGATCGGTTGTTCCGACAACGCCCCGACCTCGCAAGCCAATTACAGCTCGACATCGTCGAACGTTTTACTTGCGGCGACTACCACCCGTTGCACTTCACTCAATTTGATATCGACAATGTTGTCGGTGCGTTCCGGTTTATGTCACAGCGGCGAAACCTTGGGAAGATCGTGGTTCGGATTCCACAGGACACCATTCCCAAGCGTCCACCGATTGCCGACGACACGTCGATGATTCGTAGCGATGGAACTTACGTGGTCACCGGTGGATTGGGCGCACTTGGCACCGCGACCGCCAAATGGTTGGTCAGCCAAGGTGCCGGAGGAATCGTTTTGGTTTCGCGTCGCCCGGTCGACGATGAAGCGATGCAAACCGCTGCTGAGATAGGCAGCAAACAGTGTCGTTGTGAGGTGATTTCGGCAAACGTTTCAGACGTCGAGTCGCTACGATCCGCGTGGTCTGGGTTGTCCAAATCGGGGCTCAGCAAAGATATGCCACCGATCCGAGGCGTTTTTCACGCCGCCGGAGTCCTTCGTGACGGGTTGATGCGAGACCTATCGGTTGATGATTTCAATTTTCCGCTGCCTGCGAAAACGATCGGCGTTCAGAACCTGTGGGATTCACTCAGCCGCGGGTCGCTTGATTTCATGCTGCTCTTTTCGTCGATCTCATCCGTCCTTGGTACGGGAGGCCAAGCGAACTACGGTGTCGCCAACGCTTTCTTGGACGGCTGGGCCGATCGGATGGATGGCCGTGAAATCAGCGATGAAGGCAAACCGATCCGCGTGGTCTCGGTCAATTGGGGCGCATTCGCCGGCAGCGGAATGGCCGCCGAATTGGCCGAGGGTATGAAGTCGCAGGGCGTTCAACAGTTGCCCATTGGTCCGGCCATCGATCTGATGGAACGCATTCTGAAGTCAGACGCCAGCCGGGTGGGCGTATTCTCGTCTCAGTGGAAACGGTTTGCCGGACTGTTGCGGAACATAAGCAGTGGTGACGTGGCCTATCGGTTGCTGGATGTGTTGGATGCACCCGGCGAACACGATGACGACGACGCTGACGGCGAGCAATTGCGAGCCTCCCTGGCCGAACTTGATCCGTCGCAGCGAACCGAGCGGTTGCGGACGTACTTTGCCGAGCAATTGTCCGCCATCATGGGGATCGATCCTGGCGATATCGAGCCCGAAACATCGCTAACGTCTCTGGGAATGGATTCACTAATGGCGCTTGAATTGGGCAACAAGATGAAGTCCACGCTCAGCGTCGAGATGCCGATGAGCATGTACGTTCAAGGGCCATCGATTCGAAAACTGTGCGACTATGTTTCCAGTGCGATGGACAAATCCGAATGA
- a CDS encoding phosphatidate cytidylyltransferase, whose product MMNHLAPEVRTTLLCLFSALAVSSAITIGLKQLKPDRDFHELRCRVWTWWAIVGVFSLSLMWSTNAAIGFFGFVSFLALKEFLSMTPTRRADRRVLFYAYLAVPIQYWLAASGWYGMFIVFIPVMMFVWLPTRMWMIGQTDGFLRAAGSLHWALMITVFSLSHAAFLLVMSPGETARVAAEFPSTIAETSPGPGLLVFLILMTELNDIFQYLWGKSIGGAKVAPLVSPGKTWSGLVGGVVTTVVVAAIIGPRLTLMDLPRSLIAGVVIGLAGFAGDLCMSALKRDLNIKDFGATLPGHGGVLDRVDSLVFTAPLFFHFVYYMYG is encoded by the coding sequence ATGATGAATCACCTCGCGCCCGAAGTCCGCACGACACTCCTTTGCCTGTTTTCGGCGTTGGCGGTGTCCAGCGCGATCACGATTGGGTTGAAGCAGTTGAAACCGGATCGTGACTTTCACGAATTGCGATGTCGCGTCTGGACGTGGTGGGCGATCGTCGGTGTTTTCTCGTTGTCGTTGATGTGGTCGACGAATGCGGCGATCGGTTTCTTTGGGTTTGTCAGCTTTTTGGCGCTCAAGGAGTTTTTGTCGATGACGCCGACACGCCGCGCCGATCGGCGGGTGCTTTTCTACGCCTATCTTGCCGTCCCGATTCAGTATTGGCTTGCCGCCAGCGGTTGGTACGGGATGTTTATCGTGTTCATTCCGGTGATGATGTTTGTGTGGTTGCCGACGCGGATGTGGATGATCGGACAAACCGACGGGTTTTTGCGTGCAGCCGGTTCGTTGCACTGGGCGTTGATGATCACGGTGTTCAGCCTGTCACACGCCGCGTTCTTGTTGGTCATGTCGCCGGGCGAAACGGCGCGCGTGGCGGCCGAGTTTCCGTCGACGATTGCCGAGACCAGTCCCGGGCCGGGGTTGTTGGTGTTTTTGATTCTGATGACGGAACTGAACGATATTTTTCAGTATCTTTGGGGCAAGTCGATCGGCGGTGCCAAGGTGGCTCCGCTGGTCAGCCCGGGCAAGACTTGGTCCGGTTTGGTCGGGGGTGTGGTGACCACGGTCGTTGTCGCGGCGATCATCGGGCCTCGATTGACGTTGATGGATCTGCCCCGTTCGTTGATCGCCGGCGTCGTCATCGGACTTGCCGGTTTTGCGGGTGACTTGTGCATGTCGGCGCTGAAGCGAGATTTGAATATCAAAGACTTTGGCGCGACGTTGCCCGGGCACGGCGGCGTTCTGGATCGAGTCGATTCGTTGGTGTTCACGGCACCGTTATTCTTTCACTTCGTTTACTACATGTACGGTTGA
- a CDS encoding phosphatase PAP2/dual specificity phosphatase family protein, translating to MNPSKSPVHGTVSHDRVSFADATKVALVTSALFLLLYGGASYVTSLRSDVGTWYYDWERWIPFVPIMIVPYMSIDLFFVAAPFLCRDRKELKVLALRLSAVVIAAAICFLLFPLQLAVERPIATGFFGGIYNWFTAMDRPYNLCPSMHIALRTVLAVHFAKHSPNRIVRVVSHFWFFLIGCSTLLLYQHHVIDVVGGFVLAVLVMYFIDGRAWKTPHKGGRGFAIGYAILALGFGLPIVWIPALGWLTLWPAIACAIVAVGYAWLGPSVYRREAGRISWAAKIVLGPVLAAQWLSWKYYARQSAMIDHVADGVWIGRHVTETEASDIVGKKVSAVIDVCNAFDEPESLRGITRLELPILDLTAPTRTQLDQAVAFILQHHHDGVLVHCKAGYSRSVAIVAAWLIQTERATSAEDAFTMIQSARPAVVIRPEVRRLFETN from the coding sequence ATGAACCCATCCAAATCGCCCGTCCATGGCACCGTCTCTCACGATCGCGTTTCGTTCGCCGATGCGACAAAGGTCGCGTTGGTGACATCGGCGCTGTTCTTGCTGCTGTATGGTGGCGCGTCGTATGTGACCAGCCTGCGGAGCGACGTCGGCACCTGGTATTACGACTGGGAGCGATGGATTCCCTTCGTACCGATCATGATCGTGCCTTATATGTCGATCGATCTGTTCTTTGTGGCGGCACCGTTTCTGTGTCGCGACCGAAAAGAACTGAAAGTCTTGGCGTTGCGACTGTCGGCCGTCGTCATCGCGGCCGCCATCTGTTTCCTGTTGTTCCCGTTGCAGTTGGCGGTGGAGCGTCCTATCGCGACGGGTTTCTTCGGTGGCATCTACAACTGGTTCACCGCCATGGACCGGCCTTACAACCTGTGCCCGTCGATGCACATCGCACTTCGAACCGTGTTGGCGGTTCACTTTGCCAAACACAGTCCGAATCGAATCGTGCGAGTCGTATCGCACTTCTGGTTCTTCCTGATCGGATGCTCGACGCTGTTGCTCTACCAACACCATGTCATCGATGTGGTCGGCGGTTTTGTGCTGGCGGTCTTGGTGATGTATTTCATCGATGGGCGAGCGTGGAAAACACCGCACAAAGGTGGACGCGGATTCGCGATCGGCTACGCGATACTGGCGCTTGGGTTTGGATTGCCCATCGTCTGGATACCGGCGCTCGGTTGGCTAACGCTGTGGCCTGCGATTGCCTGCGCGATCGTTGCGGTGGGTTACGCATGGCTGGGACCGTCGGTGTATCGCCGCGAAGCCGGCCGGATCAGTTGGGCGGCCAAGATCGTGCTGGGGCCGGTGCTTGCGGCGCAGTGGTTGTCGTGGAAGTACTACGCACGCCAGTCGGCGATGATCGACCATGTCGCCGATGGCGTTTGGATCGGCCGACATGTAACCGAGACCGAAGCAAGTGATATCGTCGGCAAAAAGGTCTCGGCCGTCATCGATGTCTGCAACGCATTCGACGAACCCGAATCGCTTCGAGGCATCACGCGTCTAGAGCTTCCGATCTTGGACCTAACCGCGCCCACGCGGACACAACTCGACCAAGCCGTCGCCTTCATCCTGCAACACCACCACGACGGAGTACTGGTACATTGCAAAGCCGGATACTCACGCAGCGTCGCCATCGTCGCCGCGTGGTTGATCCAAACCGAACGAGCAACATCGGCCGAGGACGCCTTCACGATGATCCAATCCGCGCGACCCGCCGTCGTGATTCGCCCCGAGGTACGCCGACTCTTTGAAACGAATTGA